In the Victivallis sp. Marseille-Q1083 genome, one interval contains:
- a CDS encoding ABC transporter permease has protein sequence MNSELFLAWRYLRPKRNALSIITILSILGVTLGVAVLMVVLAVMTGFTDEMKEKLLQTQAHLQIRSSYANYIANPQAAIDAVRAVGGEAAGVVQNFAMVQNGKRLLPKTVLGIDPADFMQRMKLGDVLRRGSFELQPGEIVVSETIAREMGLDVGRKLLLHSQERIAGMFNVDEDGSFHFKEEEVYLPMELKVAGIYSFDKYDFDSNILFLNRDDAAELFNMPWGAVSTVYGYVAEPFGVEKDVKALREKLPHMWIASWKDLNRQLLGVLAMEKGMMFYLLVFIVLVAAFSIANTLISSVYQKTREIGVLKALGAGGGQLMLIFILQGTFVGVVGNLLGFALGWSVIFWRNDILHGIGRLMQHDFFPKEIYFFSEMPAHIVPFDVALIFIASVTLCTLGAVIPALRAACLDPAKALRYE, from the coding sequence ATGAACAGTGAACTTTTTTTGGCCTGGCGTTATTTGCGCCCGAAACGCAATGCATTGTCGATCATCACGATTTTGTCGATCCTCGGCGTGACCCTCGGCGTGGCGGTGTTGATGGTGGTGCTGGCGGTAATGACCGGCTTTACCGATGAAATGAAAGAAAAATTGCTGCAGACCCAGGCGCATCTGCAAATCCGCAGCAGCTACGCCAATTACATCGCCAATCCGCAGGCGGCAATTGACGCGGTCAGAGCCGTCGGCGGCGAGGCAGCCGGCGTCGTTCAGAATTTCGCGATGGTGCAGAACGGCAAACGGCTGCTGCCCAAGACGGTCCTCGGCATCGATCCGGCCGATTTCATGCAGCGGATGAAACTCGGCGATGTGCTGCGGCGCGGCAGCTTCGAGCTGCAGCCGGGCGAAATCGTCGTCAGTGAAACGATTGCCAGGGAGATGGGGCTGGATGTCGGGCGCAAATTGCTGCTGCACTCGCAGGAACGCATCGCCGGCATGTTCAACGTCGATGAGGACGGCAGTTTCCATTTCAAGGAAGAGGAAGTGTACCTGCCGATGGAATTGAAGGTGGCGGGAATATATTCGTTCGACAAATACGATTTCGACAGCAACATCCTGTTCCTCAACCGTGACGACGCCGCCGAACTGTTCAATATGCCGTGGGGAGCGGTGTCGACCGTTTACGGCTATGTGGCGGAACCGTTCGGTGTCGAAAAGGACGTCAAAGCGTTGCGGGAGAAATTGCCGCATATGTGGATCGCCAGTTGGAAAGATTTGAACCGGCAGTTGCTCGGCGTGCTGGCGATGGAAAAGGGCATGATGTTCTACCTGTTGGTCTTTATCGTGCTGGTGGCGGCATTCAGCATCGCCAATACGTTGATTTCCAGCGTCTATCAGAAAACGCGCGAAATCGGCGTCCTCAAGGCGCTCGGCGCCGGCGGCGGTCAGTTGATGCTGATTTTCATCCTGCAGGGAACGTTCGTCGGCGTGGTCGGCAATCTGCTCGGTTTTGCGCTGGGCTGGTCGGTGATTTTCTGGCGCAACGACATTCTGCACGGCATCGGCCGGCTGATGCAGCACGATTTCTTCCCGAAGGAAATTTATTTCTTCAGCGAGATGCCGGCCCATATCGTGCCGTTCGACGTGGCGCTGATTTTCATCGCCTCGGTGACGCTCTGCACGCTGGGAGCGGTGATCCCGGCCCTGCGGGCCGCCTGTCTGGACCCGGCCAAAGCATTGCGTTATGAATGA
- a CDS encoding ABC transporter ATP-binding protein: MTDEYMIETAGLRKGYQIGPRRIEVLRDINFKVRRHSWTALLGASGSGKTTLLNLLGILERPDGGNIRCAGVDYASLSGRAAARFRSEKIGFVFQSYHLLPELSIVENVMLPAMLAHRRGNWRQKAEELLCRMGLAQRLRHRPGELSGGEQQRAAIARSLINDPELLLADEPTGNLDSATGNEILEVFQALCRRERRTIVMITHNDKIAGLADKIDYLCDGCLQSGEPEPEAAGQAEMAPEPL; this comes from the coding sequence ATGACGGATGAATATATGATCGAAACCGCCGGCCTGCGCAAAGGCTACCAGATCGGTCCGCGCCGGATTGAAGTGCTGCGCGACATCAATTTCAAAGTGCGGCGGCACAGTTGGACGGCGCTGCTGGGCGCGTCCGGTTCCGGCAAAACGACGCTGCTGAATCTGCTCGGGATCCTGGAGCGGCCGGACGGCGGCAACATTCGCTGTGCCGGCGTGGATTATGCTTCGCTTTCCGGCCGGGCGGCGGCGCGTTTCCGCAGCGAAAAGATCGGGTTCGTCTTCCAGAGCTATCATTTGCTGCCGGAACTCTCGATCGTTGAAAATGTCATGCTGCCGGCGATGCTGGCCCACCGGCGCGGCAACTGGCGTCAAAAGGCGGAAGAGCTGCTGTGCCGGATGGGGCTGGCCCAACGGCTGCGCCACCGGCCGGGAGAGCTGTCCGGCGGAGAGCAGCAGCGGGCGGCGATCGCCCGCTCGCTCATCAACGATCCGGAATTGCTGCTGGCCGACGAACCGACCGGCAACCTCGATTCGGCGACCGGCAATGAAATTCTGGAGGTCTTCCAGGCTTTGTGCCGCCGGGAGCGGCGGACGATCGTCATGATCACCCACAATGACAAAATCGCCGGGTTGGCGGACAAAATCGACTATTTGTGCGACGGCTGCTTGCAGTCCGGCGAACCGGAGCCGGAAGCGGCGGGCCAAGCGGAAATGGCGCCGGAGCCATTGTAA